The sequence GCGTATTGAGCGAGCGGTATACATCTTGGGAACGGGAGAGCGGAGCGTCGGCGATAGCGGGCGCTCCGCTCCTTTGTATGGCGCAGGCTGTGCTTTCTTTCCGCCCCCGAATCATCCAAAAGTATTCCGTCGACTTCGCCACACGCCCGTAGCGCCAATGGGCGAAATGTCTGATGTTAGGGACGCATTAGAAGTGCAAGCCGCTGTAGGAGCTTGCTACTGCGTCACTCAACCACCGATGGTATGCTTCCGCGATCGCTTCAGTACGTTAGTGTCCCGCTTCGCCGACTCGTCATGCAGCACCGCGCCCGCCGGCGCATGGCCGAGATGAATCATCCGGTCATTATCTATCAGATGGCCAAGGTCGGGTCGCGCAGTGTGGAGCAGGCCCTTGAGCGTGCTGGCTGCGACTCGGTTCACATCCACTACCTGTTTGACCTTGAGGAGAAAATGGTGCGGCACATCGAGCAGCGCGTGCCCATTCCAGACCACTTTTGGACGAGCGGCGCGCTGCGCAGGCAATGGACAGACCGGCCGCGTCGCATCATTACGTTGGTGCGCGATCCCGTGGCCCGCTTTATCTCGGGCTGTTTTCATAGCCCCGAGCTGTTGGGGCTCGACCTGTCAACCCGCGAGCAGGCCCAAGAAGAGGTCGAGCGCCTGTCGTGTCGGCCCGGTGCGTTCGACTATCCGCAGCGCTGGTTCAGCGAGGAGTTGCAGCGCGCTACCGGCATTGATGCCATGGCGCATTCTTTTGATGCAGCGCAGGGCTTTGCACGCATCGCAACCGATCGGTTCGAGGTGCTGGTGCTGCAGACCGAACAACTACAGACGCTCCTCCCAGGCGTTGTAAGCGACTTTGTGGGGCGTCCGTTGCAGGCGGTTACAACCGGCGTACGTGCCGATGCCATGTACCAGACGGTAAAGCAGGCGTTCTATATCCCAAGCGATATCCTGGATACCGTGTACGGCAGTCCGTTTGCTGCGCATTTTTACACCGCAGCCCAGCGGGAGCGATTTCGGCAGCGGTGGTCGCAGGACCGATCGGTGCCCGCCTAACCGCGGCGCCCTCATCCAAAAGCGACGCGCAAACCCGTCCGAGACGTACGGCGCACGGGTCGAACCGGTCAGTCAGCACGCCGGCGGTTTGCGTACGCTATACATCGTACGCCCCCACCCTTTCCAACTTTGCTTACAGACCTGTGGCTACATCCACGACTGCTGGACCGCTGCTCTCGAAATACGCCATCCTCTGGCCGGGCATTCGCAAATACTGGCCGTACATCGCAGCAACCGTCGCGCTCTCGTTATCGACAG comes from Salisaeta longa DSM 21114 and encodes:
- a CDS encoding putative capsular polysaccharide synthesis family protein, with the protein product MLPRSLQYVSVPLRRLVMQHRARRRMAEMNHPVIIYQMAKVGSRSVEQALERAGCDSVHIHYLFDLEEKMVRHIEQRVPIPDHFWTSGALRRQWTDRPRRIITLVRDPVARFISGCFHSPELLGLDLSTREQAQEEVERLSCRPGAFDYPQRWFSEELQRATGIDAMAHSFDAAQGFARIATDRFEVLVLQTEQLQTLLPGVVSDFVGRPLQAVTTGVRADAMYQTVKQAFYIPSDILDTVYGSPFAAHFYTAAQRERFRQRWSQDRSVPA